The window TAAACGCACATACGCATGTTGGAGATACGGCAATAAAAGATATTGGCATTAATAAAACTTTGGATGAACTCGTTAAACCCCCAAACGGGTTAAAGCATAGGTTTTTGAATAGTTGCAGTGATGAGGAATTAGTTAATGGTATGTTGTGTGCTTTAAATGAACTATTTGAAAATGGAATAAAATACTTTTGTGATTTTAGAGAAAATGGATTAAAAGGAATAAATTTACTAAAAAAAGCAATTTCATTAAGTAAATTAAAAATAAATGCAAAAATATTGGGAAGACCCACAAAAACAAATAAGGATGAATTAAAAAAAGAACTAAACGAAATTTTGAACAGTTGCAATGGCATTGGATTGAGTGGAGCAAATGAATATAATGATGAGACATTAAAGTTTATATACAAATGCACAAAAGATAAAGATGGAATTTTTTCAATACATGCAAGTGAGCATGAAAACTCTCTTAAATACTCATTGGAACATTATGGAAAAACAGAAATTGAGAGGATTATTGATTTAAAAATAAAGCCTAACTTTATTATACACGCTACTCATGTAACACCAAACGATATGGAACTTTTAAAGGAAAATAATATAAATGTTGTTGTTTGCCCAAGGGCAAATGCATCTTTTAATGTCGGATTGCCAAATATTAAGGTACTTTTGGAATATGATATTTTGGTAGGACTTGGAACTGATAACTTTATGGCAAACTCACCATCAATATTCAAAGAGATGGACTTCATATATAAAATTTACCATATAGAACCAAAAGAAATCTTAAAAATGGCGACAATCAACAATGCAAAGATATTAGGTATTGAAAATGTTGGAATTATTGAAGAAGGATACAAACCATCCTTCACATTTATAAAACCAAATAATACAATAAAATACTCAAAAAATATCATAGCATCAATTATCACAAGATGTGAAAGAGGAGATATAGATTTGAATTTTTATGAAAGATTTGTTTAATTTAATTTAAATCTTGAGCAACTTTTCTTTTGAATTCTAAATA of the Methanotorris formicicus Mc-S-70 genome contains:
- a CDS encoding amidohydrolase family protein, with product MYLQSNFLYGENFELKKGTLVIEDGIIKGFTNEKVDATKYKGIIIPSLINAHTHVGDTAIKDIGINKTLDELVKPPNGLKHRFLNSCSDEELVNGMLCALNELFENGIKYFCDFRENGLKGINLLKKAISLSKLKINAKILGRPTKTNKDELKKELNEILNSCNGIGLSGANEYNDETLKFIYKCTKDKDGIFSIHASEHENSLKYSLEHYGKTEIERIIDLKIKPNFIIHATHVTPNDMELLKENNINVVVCPRANASFNVGLPNIKVLLEYDILVGLGTDNFMANSPSIFKEMDFIYKIYHIEPKEILKMATINNAKILGIENVGIIEEGYKPSFTFIKPNNTIKYSKNIIASIITRCERGDIDLNFYERFV